Proteins from a genomic interval of Cupriavidus sp. WKF15:
- a CDS encoding YetF domain-containing protein, with product MDSLSGFLHDLIGDGDQLTWWQGAMRAAIVFLATWLLLRVAGRRSFAQKTAFDLCVVLLLGAVLSRAIVGATSFPAALAAAFVLVLMHRGVAWLSSRFALFDRFTSGRAIDLLKDGGIDDTRVAKAMLSQEDLKASLRASLQAETLDGISRVVLERTGALTFVRATHRRPQATGSATKTKPNDRGTFAAADSTGKLNGTAVSRLPRR from the coding sequence ATGGACTCACTGAGCGGCTTCCTGCATGACCTGATCGGCGACGGCGACCAGCTGACGTGGTGGCAGGGCGCGATGCGCGCCGCGATCGTGTTCCTGGCGACCTGGCTGCTGCTGCGCGTGGCGGGACGCCGCTCGTTTGCGCAGAAGACCGCGTTCGACCTCTGCGTGGTGCTGCTGCTTGGCGCGGTGCTGTCTCGCGCCATTGTCGGGGCCACGTCCTTCCCGGCGGCCTTGGCGGCAGCCTTCGTACTGGTGCTCATGCACCGCGGCGTTGCCTGGTTGTCGTCCCGCTTTGCGCTGTTCGACCGCTTCACGAGCGGCCGGGCGATCGACCTGCTGAAGGACGGGGGGATCGACGATACGCGCGTCGCCAAAGCCATGCTCAGCCAGGAGGACCTGAAAGCCAGCCTGCGCGCGTCGCTGCAGGCCGAAACGCTCGATGGGATCAGCCGCGTGGTGCTGGAGCGCACGGGCGCGCTGACATTCGTGCGCGCAACGCACCGGCGGCCGCAAGCTACCGGCTCCGCAACCAAAACCAAGCCGAACGACCGGGGCACGTTCGCCGCCGCCGACAGTACCGGCAAGCTCAACGGCACGGCGGTCAGCCGCTTGCCGCGCCGCTGA
- a CDS encoding BON domain-containing protein, whose product MDRNRRAAAPDAPWREPPLADADMRSHYVGAYGVFDYDQPVDPEESASPDDEGGRWLREPGQLPHDYDVPDAYQQFTGFNERVSRSGQGVAPRYRPVGPRGYQRSDARILEDICDRLTRSGRLDVRDVEVSVDGGVVTLEGSVPDRLQKYRVEDIVDDVFGVRDLLNRLRVSRGGPGQQGSSR is encoded by the coding sequence ATGGACAGAAACCGCCGAGCTGCAGCACCGGATGCGCCGTGGCGCGAACCGCCGCTGGCGGATGCCGACATGCGCAGCCACTACGTGGGCGCCTATGGCGTATTCGATTACGACCAGCCTGTCGATCCCGAGGAGTCAGCAAGCCCGGACGACGAAGGCGGACGCTGGCTGCGCGAACCTGGACAATTGCCGCACGACTACGACGTCCCGGACGCCTACCAGCAATTCACGGGCTTCAACGAGCGCGTGTCGCGCAGCGGACAAGGCGTTGCGCCGCGGTATCGGCCGGTGGGGCCGCGCGGCTATCAACGCAGCGACGCGCGGATACTTGAGGACATCTGCGACCGCCTCACCCGCAGCGGCCGGCTCGATGTGCGGGACGTGGAGGTCAGCGTGGACGGCGGTGTGGTCACGCTGGAAGGCAGCGTGCCGGACCGGCTGCAGAAATATCGCGTGGAGGATATCGTCGATGACGTCTTTGGCGTGCGCGACCTGCTGAACCGGCTGCGCGTGAGTCGTGGCGGGCCAGGACAACAAGGTTCGTCACGCTGA
- a CDS encoding DUF2188 domain-containing protein: MGSDLHVVPYDHGWDVIYEGARYAESHHATQAAAIHAAIGLARRKKVELVVYARDGSIRTRSSYAGPDLSAIAG, encoded by the coding sequence ATGGGCAGTGACCTACACGTCGTACCGTATGACCATGGCTGGGATGTCATTTACGAAGGCGCGCGCTACGCGGAATCCCACCACGCCACGCAGGCTGCGGCGATCCATGCCGCCATTGGCCTGGCACGACGCAAGAAGGTGGAACTGGTGGTCTACGCGCGCGACGGAAGCATCCGCACGCGCAGCAGCTACGCTGGACCGGACCTCAGTGCCATTGCCGGCTAG